From a single Nerophis ophidion isolate RoL-2023_Sa unplaced genomic scaffold, RoL_Noph_v1.0 HiC_scaffold_43, whole genome shotgun sequence genomic region:
- the LOC133546788 gene encoding gastrula zinc finger protein XlCGF57.1-like, translating to MCERTIAKYEEELCCVKMCERTIAEYKEELSRTKEENERLRQLLEAVFKKPQVVLHRTDFNEAHRPREQEEEPQSPHIHEEEEVPQSQHIKEGGEEPQPPHIKEEDETPQTHNVKLTLHIKGQAEDPLILHIKNEEEDLLTPHFKEQENLLTPHIKKEEEHQGPPHIREEEEEEGISQPKWLEEFPVTGVPVKSEDDEVKGESEERGGGEPPSSSSTQHMTTEADGDHCGGSQADKLLAPLSDSEDTTSHSPDTDDEDSKDDKTCHTDNTHFACSHCHKTFKYHCDLKRHMRTHTGEKTFICSTCGKGFTQNHNVKVHMRTHTGEKTFSCSLCGKGFTQSQNLKRHMRTHTGEKPFSCSTCVKGFTVGQSLKVHMRTHTGEKPFSCSTCGKGFTVGQSLKIHMRTHIGEKPFSCSICSKGFTSSQCLKEHMKTHTGEKPFSCSICGKCFTQGQHLKRHIKTHTGEKSHSCSICNRSFCDRSMLVRHKRTHTGEKSHSCLICNRSFFQRSNLVRHKRTHTGEKPFSCSTCGKGFTQSTDVRVHMRTHTGEKSHSCLICNRSFFQRSNLVRHMRTHTGEKPFSCSTCGKGFTQSTDVRVHMRTHTGEKSHSC from the exons atgtgcgaaagaacgatagcaaagtatgaggaggaactttgttgtgtgaaaatgtgtgaaagaacgatagcagagtacaaagaggaactttctcgtacaaaagaagagaacgagagactacgtcaactactggaggctgttttcaagaaacctcaagttgtgttacacagaacag ACTTCAATGAAGCACATCGTCCTCgtgagcaggaggaggaaccacagtccccccacatacacgaggaagaagaggtaccacagtcccaacacatcaaagagggaggagaggaaccacagcccccccacattaaagaagaagacgagacgccacagacccataatgttaaactgacccttcacattaaagggcaagcggaggacccactgatcttacacatcaaaaatgaagaggaggacctactgacccctcactttaaggagcaagagaacctgctgacccctcacattaaaaaggaagaggagcaCCAAGGGCCGCCGCAcattagagaggaagaggaggaagagggcatcagtcagcctaaatggttggaggagttcccagtgactggtgtccctgtgaagagtgaagatgatgaggtgaaaggtgaaagtgaggagaggggagggggggagcctccaagcagcagctcaacacaacacatgacaacagaagctgatggagaccactgtggaggatcacaagcagacaagctcttagctccactatcagatagtgaggacacaacgtcacactctcctgacactgatgatgaagactctaaagatgataagacatgtcacactgacaacacacacttcgcatgttctcactgtcacaaaacctttaaataccattgtgatctgaaaagacacatgagaacacacactggagaaaaaacttttatttgttcaacctgtggtaaaggttttacacaaaatcataatgtgaaagtacacatgagaacacacactggagaaaaaactttttcttgttcactatgtggtaaaggttttacacaaagtcagaatttgaaaagacacatgagaacacacactggtgaaaaacctttttcctgttcaacctgtgttAAAGGTTTTACAGTaggtcagagtttgaaagtacacatgagaacacacactggtgaaaaacctttttcctgttcaacctgtggtaaaggttttacagtaggtcagagtttgaaaatacacatgagaacacacattggtgaaaaacctttttcctgttcaatatgtagtaaaggttttactaGCAGTCAatgtttgaaagaacacatgaaaacacacactggtgaaaaacctttctcctgttcaatctgtggtaaatgcTTTACACaaggtcaacatttgaaaagacacattaaaacacacactggtgaaaaatcacattcctgttcaatctgcaacagaagcttttgtgaccggtcaatgcttgtaagacacaagagaacacacactggtgaaaagtcACATTCCTGtttaatctgcaacagaagcttttttcAACGATCAAACCTTGtaagacacaagagaacacacactggagaaaaacctttttcctgttcaacctgtggtaaaggttttacacaaagtacagATGTGagagtacacatgagaacacacactggtgaaaagtcACATTCCTGtttaatctgcaacagaagcttttttcAACGATCAAaccttgtaagacacatgagaacacacactggagaaaaacctttttcctgttcaacctgtggtaaaggttttacacaaagtacagATGTGagagtacacatgagaacacacactggtgaaaaatcacattcctgttga